A window of the Dyadobacter pollutisoli genome harbors these coding sequences:
- a CDS encoding helix-turn-helix domain-containing protein produces MGGFFILEVGRRIKQKRLDKRLTLQELADKSGVSKGLVSQIENGRTIPSLPVMLGIIQSLEIEVSEFFQGLSLLEPTILVNRRKDYTPFEKEDAKGFMYSRMMMRNLPASTIDFALLELTPDSHREEVTTDAYEFIYVIKGQTEYRVNGQTLILEEGDSLFFDGRLLHVPKNKTDESCLLLVLYFFDQNS; encoded by the coding sequence ATGGGAGGATTTTTTATTTTAGAAGTAGGCCGCCGTATTAAACAAAAACGGCTTGACAAGCGGTTGACATTGCAGGAACTGGCCGACAAATCAGGTGTCAGCAAGGGGCTGGTTTCACAGATTGAGAATGGAAGAACGATTCCGTCACTGCCTGTAATGCTTGGGATCATACAATCGCTCGAAATTGAGGTTAGTGAATTTTTTCAAGGACTCAGTCTATTGGAACCCACTATTCTCGTAAACAGGCGAAAAGATTATACGCCATTTGAGAAAGAAGACGCCAAGGGCTTTATGTACAGCCGGATGATGATGCGTAATCTGCCTGCCAGCACCATCGATTTTGCGCTCCTCGAGCTCACTCCTGACTCGCACCGTGAAGAGGTAACAACGGATGCTTATGAATTCATTTATGTAATCAAAGGACAAACTGAATATAGGGTTAATGGGCAGACATTGATTTTAGAGGAAGGTGATTCCTTATTTTTCGATGGTCGTTTGCTTCATGTACCAAAAAACAAGACAGATGAAAGTTGCCTGCTGCTTGTCCTCTACTTTTTTGACCAAAACAGCTAG